TGATCGTATGCGATACCTAATCGGATTTTTGATTTTGAACCGCAGATAAACGCAGATAAACGCAGATGTTTTTCTGGGGTGTTTCTGTGTGTGTCTGTGGTTGATTTTTCTAATAAGGGCAACAAGTGTTCCCAATTAAAGCAGTCGTTACCAATATGTGCAAGTTTGTCAAGTACAGCATCTAAATCTGTCAGTTCATCTGCCGGCACTAAGCCCAGATGCCGGTCGGGAAGGGTAATATTATCTTGCCGGCGCAGTACGCCCAGAATCGGTAATTGCAGGGGTTCGATCGCCTCTTCTAGTAGTTGCAAGTGGCGATCGCTACCGACGCGGTTGAGCACGATGCCGGCAAATTGCAAGCGGGGATCAAGTGAACGATAACCATGAGCGATCGCAGCTACAGAACCAGATAGCCGGCTGCAATCAATCACTAGCAACACCGGCAGTTGCAGCAGTCTGGCAATGTGGGCGGTACTGGCAAAGTCATTTTTGGGCATTGGGAATGGGGCATGGGGCATTGCTTCGGCTTTGCCAAGGCTTTTCACCCCATCAAATAAGCCCATTACCCCTTCTACCAGGGCAAATTCTACCGCTTGGGTGTGCTGGGCAAAACACTCCTGCACATAGGCTTCAGAAGTCAGCACCGCATCTAAATTGCGACAAGGCCGGCCCGTGACATATTGGTGAAACATCGGATCGATATAATCCGGGCCAACTTTAAACGATTGAACATTAAAACCCCGACGCCTTAAAGACGCCAGTAGGGCAAGCGTTACGGTTGTTTTGCCTACCCCACTGCGTTCGCCGGCAATGACTAAAGCCATAGTTGTTTCCGCTTCACGGTTCACTGTTCAAAAGTTTGACGCTAATGAACAATGAACAATGAACAATTAGCCCTCAACGCCCTCAACTAACCTGATAATCTCCGCCGTGACTGCCAGACTTTCTTCATAAAGCATCTCGCGTCCCCAACGTTGCAACTGCTGACTGAGCAAATACTCAGCCTTTTGATCGCTCATCGGTGCAACTTGCTGAATGCGGCAAGACTGGGCACCGCCACCGGCTTCCATCCGCATACAACCCGTTGTTTCAGAGCACAGCACCGTGCAGCAGTCAGCATCTGCATTGGTAGAAGTCAAGCGCAAACCGATTAAATCACCGGGAATATCTCCCCAGTCTGCCGTCGGAATTCCCGCCAATTCAGCTTCCACCTCTCGCTGATCTTGGGTTAAGAATTTAATGCGCTTGATGTCATAATCTCCGCCTTCTTTTTCATAAGAAATCGGTTGCCAATGTAGCCGGCTACCTAGCCAACCCAAGAACATCAGCGCTTGATCGGGGTTGCCTTTTTCGTAATCAATCGTGACGCGATTAACTTCCTGAAGGGCAGCACGACGTTCGGGTGGATCGAACGCCTCAGCCGTCAACTCTTGCCAAGCAGCCAGCCGTCGCCAGTTCAAATCAGCAACGGGAATGCCTGACTCTAGAAGGTGTTGCACCTGTAGTAAGTCTGCTTCGGGAGCGGTAAACTGGCAAGAGTCAACAATCACACAGTTAGACAGTTCTGCTAGCCGCTTGAACAGACCGTGATTATTGAGATCCGGCGCGGCTTTCCACCACAGGAACTTGGGCAGTTCTCCGATTAAAAGCGCTGAAATCATCCCCCCCACCCGTTCCAAAGCTTCTACGGTGCCTTTTAGGGTGATGTATTCGCAGCACACCAGCGTGCTTTGACTGTGTTTTTGGATGGGGCAATAGGCGGAAACTTGAGCGCTTACACCTTCATCTTCCCCAGATACTGGGCACAGCGCAATAATGCGACAAGGGTTGCGAGAGGCGATCTCATCGGCTACCGCGCTTCTCGCATCCAAGGCAGTGGCTCTCCTGTTACTGCCATCTCCGTTTGAGTCTGCCCCACGTTGTTTGAGCCAAGCTTCTCGCAGTTTATCTAGTGTTTGTTCGTTTGGTTTGCCCGTCACCGACAGCCCATAAGTTTGCTGGGCTTGCTTAAGCGCTGCTTCCATGCGAGGGCCACCGATGCCATCAACTGGGCCGGTGTAAAAGCCTAAGACGGCTAGTAATTGTTGGGTTTCTTCGGGTTCGTAAACCAGCAAGCTAAATGTAGTGGCCCGCGTCGCCGCCGGCACATTTCCATCATCGCCAACGGCATTAAAAGCTTGCCAAATTTTACTGAGTTCCGCCTCGATTTCACTAATGGAAACATCTTTAGGCGGCTGTAGGGAAAGAATTGGAGCCGTTTGTGTTGTCATTTGTCACTTGTCCTTTGTCAAAAGTGTTCTGTTATTTGCGATTGACTGATTACCAATTGCTTGTTCTTCATTGTTGAGTGGCGGTTGGGCAATTGTTTGTAGCTCTCGATACGATTAATCACCAACCGCCAACCCCGCAGAAAACGCCATTAGCGATTAGCCATTCACACTA
Above is a genomic segment from Microcoleus sp. FACHB-68 containing:
- a CDS encoding cobyrinate a,c-diamide synthase translates to MALVIAGERSGVGKTTVTLALLASLRRRGFNVQSFKVGPDYIDPMFHQYVTGRPCRNLDAVLTSEAYVQECFAQHTQAVEFALVEGVMGLFDGVKSLGKAEAMPHAPFPMPKNDFASTAHIARLLQLPVLLVIDCSRLSGSVAAIAHGYRSLDPRLQFAGIVLNRVGSDRHLQLLEEAIEPLQLPILGVLRRQDNITLPDRHLGLVPADELTDLDAVLDKLAHIGNDCFNWEHLLPLLEKSTTDTHRNTPEKHLRLSAFICGSKSKIRLGIAYDHAFNFYYQDNLDILESLGAELVFWSPLKDSLPADIQGLYFGGGFPEVFAEELSQNSQVLPAVKQAITAGMPVYAECGGLMYLCEKIVDFEGHSWQMVGALPARAVMGKRLTLGYRQATALQNTALLAAGETVYGHEFHRSELTLLGKEGEASILDMPTPLYQAVGISPQLSASAGVMEGWISHQLHASYIHLHWGAFPEMPVRFLQHCLQFNPLSNSVDKI
- the opcA gene encoding glucose-6-phosphate dehydrogenase assembly protein OpcA → MTTQTAPILSLQPPKDVSISEIEAELSKIWQAFNAVGDDGNVPAATRATTFSLLVYEPEETQQLLAVLGFYTGPVDGIGGPRMEAALKQAQQTYGLSVTGKPNEQTLDKLREAWLKQRGADSNGDGSNRRATALDARSAVADEIASRNPCRIIALCPVSGEDEGVSAQVSAYCPIQKHSQSTLVCCEYITLKGTVEALERVGGMISALLIGELPKFLWWKAAPDLNNHGLFKRLAELSNCVIVDSCQFTAPEADLLQVQHLLESGIPVADLNWRRLAAWQELTAEAFDPPERRAALQEVNRVTIDYEKGNPDQALMFLGWLGSRLHWQPISYEKEGGDYDIKRIKFLTQDQREVEAELAGIPTADWGDIPGDLIGLRLTSTNADADCCTVLCSETTGCMRMEAGGGAQSCRIQQVAPMSDQKAEYLLSQQLQRWGREMLYEESLAVTAEIIRLVEGVEG